aaaataaaatacaaattctaGCTAAAAGGATTTATTAATTTGTAAAATACCTTACCAGATGAGTGAACACTAGTTAGAAATTATACTGTTGGAAGAGTAAACTTACATAAATTTAGATAATTATCAGTCTTATTAATAGATCAAATAATTTGGCAAATTGCCAGTTTTGGGAATCCGACAGTGGCTtctgttacggactcaattcctaCACTGGTTGTGAGCTGATGtagggtatatagactaaatggactatctctcctaacaggcaagtcttttgggatgagttctcccgtttggtctgtatcaattggtgctctcattgagagcccaaacggctcgtagtggtggccgggcaacgaactcgTCGTGACCAACGAGTACGTTTGGGgccgctcggagtggtgacccacagagtggtggccgggcaaataatccgccgtgaccaacgtggtcgtgaccaacgagaactcggagtggtggcctggcaaagaaccagccgtgaccaacgtggccgtgaccaatgaggacgttggcccttaaaagagggtcgaatgttacggactcaattcccacatcggttgtgagaacaactgatgtggggtatatagactaaatgggctCTCTCTCCTAATAGACTaatcttttgggatgagttctcccgtttggtctgtatcagcttcatctattaataaaaatattcctattTCATCCATGctcatttattttaatgaaacatATAATTTGAGAATAAGGTCTTGATAAACTCGTGGTttagcaagtattttggatgtttaacgtgaacatttcagtgtttttgtagcatactacttgagtttacatccattatccactacataagtattttgacgagtttgtcgagtgtttggagctaaaacaggtgaaaattacttgaaaacgagcttgaagATGGATTACAGAAGAAGTGCCTGACCGGGCGTTCATGTACAAGAGAAACGCCCGGCTCGGGCGTTTGTGCAAAGAAGGAACGAATCCAGAgagtttgcccgaccgggcgttctcCCTCGgaagaatcgcccgaccgggcgatgtgaAGAATCGGGGCCATCGAGAGATCGCCCGACCGGACGTTTAGGCGACTTAAAATCGCTCGGccgggcgatgtgttctgcgagagttaattgctattatttccgccccgggtataaaaggagAGCTAGGTTTTCGTGCCCAAGGAGACCAGACACGCCCCCAAGTGCAGTTTTTCACATTGGAGAGTAGATTGAGGCGACGAAGAGTCCAATTCATCAGCAaggttgaagacgaagacgatttGCCCACTCAATCCACCTTTGGGAGTatctttattagttttcttATGTTTAGTTCACTTCCCATGGATTTATCTTGTGAATTTGcattgaatatgagtagctaaatctcttgtagagttttggtgatGACTACAATGAACGTTGTTGATTAATTCAAGgacttttgattacctatgctcttgtgattcCTTTGTGTTATTCTTGagctttttcaattcaattgcttagctaccaattgggtttgttgacctagttttgagtaatcgagagatacctaattaggattgataaaagaatgaacaacacctagataatttacattcgagagaaggaattctagagtgagggcttgagccttttgttttaaggagttaattgtgaagtattagaaggagacttcaatattaatggttaatcaacgggttgggtgacctcgagagagggcttagcctagactcgcggctttcctagtaatcctagagacttcaattgGGTAATCGAAGTTGTTGAATTGTTCACATTGCGTTCGTTGTAGTTGGATCCAACACTCtacttctttctcttatttgaaaCCTTTCTTTTGTTGCgtgattttaatttgtttatgtttaCTTGTTTAATAGTTAAATATCAAAACCAACATTTGCTTTGTCTAAATAGTAGTTGAAATCGGttcgtggtacttgagtttacacAATTTGtttctgtgggatacgatactcttgcttactttgTGCTACACTTGcctcgtacacttgcgggaatttcttgtgttaatataagttgagtcaagtttttggcgccgttgccggggacaatttgTGTTAATTTAGCTCAATATCGTGGTGAAGATAGAGATTACTAGTTTAGACtttattgctttaatttttattttatttttgagctCTCACATTGAGTTTTCTTGTTTCAGGTTGTATGCACACACGCTCTAGGGGTCTACCTTTAGAGCCTATCGATCTtgagatcgaagcatccaacaGAAGGAGAAACACTTTGAGAAGGCTAAATCAAAGGATCCGAGTCTCTTCTCCGGTCCAAAGACGATCACCTTCACCAGTTCAAGAATCACCGTCACCTACTCCGTCACCAGTTCACTCCCCTATTCAGTTTGAGCCACATTCTCCTATTCTGATGGAGAACGTAGAGGGGAATGATgttccaccacctcctccaacgAATGCTCAGCTTCAACAACAACTCGAAGACCTGCAAAGGCAGTTAAATCAAAGGCAAAACGTGGTACCTGTCCAGAACATGTATGCCTATCATGGGGTGGCAAACCCACCCGTTGGCAACAATGTTAATGCCAACACGTTTGAACTCAGGAGAGGATTACTGCAGATGGCCGAGAACAATGCTTTTAGAGGCCGAGCCACAGAGGATCCCAACAAGCTTCTCACTAAATTCATCCAAATCTGCAACACGACGAAGATAAATGGAGTTACAGATGAGCAGATCAGATTAAGGGTTTTCCCTTTCTCTCTGGAGGATGATGCCAAGGATTGGCTGGATAGTATGGAGCCCAACTCCATTCGCACGTGGGATGCCATGGTGGAAAAGTTCTTAGAAAAATACTACCCACCGAGTGAGGCATTGAAGAGGCAGTCAGAGATCATTTCGTTTGAGATGACTCCCCAAGAGAGTATCCGAGGAGCTTGGGAAAGATTCAAGGGGCTGATGAAGAGGTGCCCCAATCATGGGCTGAATCCGACGCATCAAGTCCTAGCATTCTACAGGGGGTGTTTTCCTGAAGCAAAGCGCGAACTGAACTTGAGCGCAGGAGGGTCATTGCTGAAGAAGGGAGAAGCAGAAGCCATGGAAGTAATTGAGAGAGTGACTCCTAATGATGAAGGCTGGAACAACGAGAGGAGCAGAGTACACAAGGTAGCCTCTGCAGCAGAGAGCAGCCATATAGACAACATGTATAAACAGATGGAGCTCCTCCACAAGAAGATTGATCTCATGGGGATGGGACCGGCTGTGCATGAGCAGCAAGAGGGTGTAGAGGATGTGAGCTACATACACCAAGGGGGTAACAGATATTATAACAACTCTCGCCCCAATCAAGGGGGTGGAGGTTATAATCATTTTGGGAACAAGGCGCATCCTAACCTATCATATGGGAACCCCAACAATGCCCTGCAGCCACCACCGGGGTTCACAGTGTCTCAAGGAATGATCACTGAGCCGCAGAAGAAAAGTACAGAGGACATATTGAATGCATTCATGACACAGTCACACAAGAACATGGAGCATTCCAATCAAAGGCTTGAGAAGGTTGAGAATGATATGCACAGTATGGCAGTACATATGAAGAGCCTAGAGACGCAGATGAGTTAGATTGCTCAAGCTGTGAGCAGTCAGCATACCCCGGGGCAGTTCCCAGGACAGCCAAAAGTAAACCCCAAGGATTGCAAGGCAATTCATTTGAGAAGCGGAAAGAGTTATAAGGGTCCTTCTATGCCAGAAATCTCACAAAAACCTACAGTTGAGCCCGAGACTGAGCCACTAGAAGAGGTAGAAGCGGAGAAAGCGGAGGAGCTTGAAACATCATCAACCGCAGTTCAACCCGAGGTGGGCACACTAGTCAAGCCATCGGAGGTTAGAGTACCATTTCCCCAAGTGTTGCAAAAGAGGAAGAACGATGAACAGTTCTCCAGATTCTGGGACATCTTCAAGAAAGTACAGATTAACATCCCACTGATTGAGGCACTTCAGCAAATGCCTGGGTATGTTAAATTTCTCAAGGAGGCGGTctccaagaagaagaaatggaGACAATATGAGACCGTAAATTTGACGGAAAATTATAGTGCAATTCTGCAAAGGAAGCTCCCGGCCAAGATGAAGGATCCAGGGAGTTTTACTATAGAGTGCACGATTGGAGACTGTTTTGTGGGAAATGCCCTATGTGACCTTGGAGCAAGCATCAACCTCATGCCATTATCCTTATACAACAAGATGAAGATTGGTCCTTTGAAGCCCACCACTATCACGCTGCAGATGGCTGATAGATCCGTGTCCTATCCAATGGGCATTGTGGAGGATATATTGGTGAGAGTGAACGAGTTTGTCTTCCCAGCtgattttgtgatattggacaTGGAGGAGGATAGAGCTGTACTGCTCATTTTAGGAAGACCTTTCCTAGCCACGGGGAAGGCCTTGATCGATGTTGATAATGGGGAGCTCACATTTCGCTTCAATGGTGAAAGTGTGAAATTTTCTATCTATGAAGCCTTGAAGGGGCATGATACAGACACAGGGGGAAGCTTGCAGCATTGCAACGTAGTGACCGTGGTGGATGATTGTGTTAGGAGTATGGCCTACATCAACTCTTCACAAGATCAACTAGAGGGGagtatttttaattcaatttattctTCCCATCTTCCTGAGTTGTTGAGTACTAACCTTGAATTAATTGAGTTTGTAGGTGCTCTAGATTCAGGCAAGGAGATGCCCAGATCACGCCGTCAACAGTTCCTACCTCTTagggatgaagaagaagagggcaagaAGGAAGATAGAGACATGAAAGAGGAGTTGAAACCACTACCTCCACATTTGCAGTATGCATTTTTGGGAGAAAATGACACCCTGCCGGTAATTGTATCATCATCCCTCTCAAACTCTGAATTGGATAAATTATTGAGGGTTCTTAGGAAATACAAAGGGGCAATTGGGTGGTCAATATCGGACTTGAAGGGAATAAGTCCAACAGTTTGTATGCATAGGATCCATCTTGAGGAGGGTTATAAGCCTAAGGTCCAAAACCAAAGGCGACTTAATCCTATTATGCAGAATGTGGTGAGGAAGGAGGTGATAAAGTGGTTAGATGCCGGTATTATATATGCTATTTCtgatagtgagtgggttagcCCCACTCAAGTGGTAGCCAAAAAGGGGGGTAGGACTGTAGTGAAGGGGGAGAATGATGAGATGATAGCCACTAGGACGGTCACCGGGTGGAGAGTGTGTATCGACTATCGTGCTCTAAATGCTTCTACtaggaaagaccatttcccaCTTCCCTTTATTGACCAAATGTTGGATAGGTTAGCTGGGCATGAGTATTActgcttcctagatgggtaTTCAGGGTACAATCAAATCCTTATAGCTCCCGAGGACCAACACAAGTCTGCCTTTATATGCCCCTACGGTGTCTTTGCCTATAGGAGAATGTCTTTCGGTCTGTGTAATGCCCCCGCTACCTTTCAAAGATGCATGATGTCCATATTTCATGACTTGATTGAGAATATTATGGAAGTGTTTATGGATGATTTTTCTGTATTTGGTGGTTCTTTTGataactgtcttgacaatctaTCTCAAGTGCTGCAGCGGTGTGAGGAGACTAACCTTGTGCTCAATTGggaaaaatgtcattttatggttaGAGATGGAATTGTACTTGGGCATAGAATTTCTGCAGGTGGTTTGGAGGTCGATAGGGCAAAGATCATTGCTATTGAGCAACTGCCTCCACCAACAAATGAGAAGGGAATAAGGAGCTTCTTGGGGCATGCCGGGTTCTACAGAAGATTTATCAGGGACTTCTCGAAGATTGCTAAACCTCTTTGTAATCTTTTGATTAAAGATGTGAAATTTGAATTCTCCCCTGATTGTTTGCAGGCTTTTGAGAAGCTGAAGGAAGCACTGGTAAGCGCTCCCATTCTCATCTCGCCGGATTGGTCTCAACCTTTTGAGATAATGTGTGATGCGAGTGACGTGGCGGTGGGCTCAGCCTTGGGACAGAAGAGAGATAAGCTATTCCGGGTGATTTATTATGCAAGTCGGACGTTGGACCCTGCTCAAGCTAACTACACCACTACtgagaaggaaatgttagcaGTGGTCTACTCCTTTGACAAGTTCCGACCTTATCTCATAGGGGCCAAGACCATTGTTTTCACAGATCACGCCGCAATCCGGCACCTCTTTGCGAAGCAAGACGCAAAGCCAAGGCTAATTAGGTGGATCTTGCTCCTTCAAGAGTTTGATTTGGAGATCCGAGACCGAAGAGGATGTGAGAACGTGGTGGTGGACCACTTGTCAAGGTTAGAGCAtaagaatgaagatgagaagtCGAAGTTGGCCATCAATGAAGAATTCCCGGATGAGCACTTGTTTTATGTGGCCAAGGGTCAAGTGGCATGGTATGCCAATATTGTGAACTATCTTGTTGCTAAGGTGATTCCCGAAGGACTTGAGGActatcaaaagaagaagttCTTCCACGACGTGAAgttctatttttgggacgagCCTTGTCTTTTTAGAAGATGTGCCGACATGGTGATTAGAAGATGTGTCCCTCAAGAGGAGTGGGAGTCCGTTATTATGCATTGCCACACCGCACCTAGTGGGGGGCATTTTGGAGCTAACCGGACTGCTATGAAAGTGCTCCAAAGTGGTCTATTTTGGCCAACCATCACCAAAGACTGCCAAGACTACGTGAGAAGATACAACGAGTGCCAGAGAATGGGGGGTGTTTCTAAGAAGAAGGAGATGTCAATGATCAATTGTTGAAGTCGAGTTGTTTGATGTGTGGGGCATTGACTTCATGGGGCCCTTTCCTCCATCTAGTGGGTTCCAATACATTCTACTAGCCGTTGACTATGTATCAAGGTGGGTGGAAGCCATTCCTACCCAAACCAATGATTCAAAGGTGGTGATTAAATTCGTTCAAAAGAACATATTCACGCGATTCGGCGTACCTCGGGCTATCATAAGTGATGGAGGGTCTCATTTTCGCAATAGGTGGCTAGAGGCGGTCTTAGCAAGGCATGGAGTGAAGCATCGGGTGACAACTCCTTATCACCCACAAGCTAATGGTCAAACCGAGTTGGCCAATAGAGAGATCAAACAAATATTGCAAAAGAGTGTCAACACTAACCGTAGAGATTGGGCTCTCAAGCTTGATGATGCTCTATGGGCGTATAGGACGGCTCACAAGACGCCAATCGGGATGTCACCTTAtcaattggtctttgggaaATCATGCCATCTCCCGGTTGAATTGAAGCACTCATCATATTGGGCGGTGAGGCAAATGAACATGGACTTCACCAAGGCCGGCAAGGAAAGGAAGCTTCACCTCAATTTACTTGATGAATTTAGGAATGAAGCTTATGCTAATTCCTCAATATACAAGGAGAGGATGAAGACGTATCACGACAAGATGATTGAGAGGCGTGAATTCCACAAGGGGGATGCCGTGTTGCTTTTCAACCACAAGTTGAGACTCTTTCCGGGCAAGCTAAAATCTAAGTGGTCGGGACCCTTCACTATCAAGGAGGTCATGAGCAATGGCACAATGGAGCTCAAAGGACCCGATGGAAGCACGTTCAAGGCAAATGGTCAAAATCTCAAGAGGTTCTTTACTAAGGAACAACAAGACGAGGTCTTTGTGGTTGCCTTGATTGAGTAGTGGAGCTTGCAAAGCGTCGGGCAAATGACGTTAAACAATTGCGCTATGGGGGggcaacccctagtaggtaaaatttattgcttttatgttttttggtgtgtttttattttgttcttgtttttggtgtgttttgtgtgttttaAGTGGAACAGGAAAATAGGCTTCGATTGGTGAAAAGCGGACAAAAACTGAAGAAATGGCGAAACGGACtcggagtccagaaagttcgcccgactgGGCGTTGTGCAAAGTGTAAattcgcccgatcgggcgattGCTGAAAGCGAGattgtccagaaagttcgcccgatcgggcgtttgataaacttaaaatcgcccgatcgggcgttttgAAAGCGTCGtgaatccagaaagttcgcccgaccgggcgttatTGAATTTTAAATCGCCCGACCGAGCGTTTACTTCGACGGGTTTAAAAAAAACCGCATCAGAGGTCAGTCTTTATACTTTCAAAACCCTAGCCCCAATTCTCTCTCGTTCCTCTCTATTCTCTCTCGCCCCTCCACCCTCAAATCTTCCACATAGACTGATTTCACACACACACCATCCTCTCAATCCATCTAATTCAAGGGTTGAACCGATTAATCGGTTgatttactcaagaacaagcaaaaaggGGAGACATTTGTTTCCTATCACTCTAAGCCCGAAAGGTATGAGTTTTCATTCTTCTCTTGCTTATGCTCGGTGTTTAGATGATTATTGGTGAATCGATGGTTGGAAACTAGCATGTTTTTCGTTTATTTGGATATTTCTTGACTAATTGCTAGTTAGAGGATGAATTTGGTTTGAATGGTTGCTTTGAGCATGAATTGTGCAATTTCCTTCATGGGCTTGTGGTTATTGAGTGTGGGGATCTAGCATGCTTTGATTTGTTGATGTCTACATAGATGCAATGTTAGTTAAGTGATGCATGTTGGTGGAATGTTTGAGTTAAGCTTGATTGAGGTTTATTGTTGTGGAAGAGACATTGTGTGACACAATGGGGGGTTGATTCTAGTCTTGATAAATGTATGAATGAGAAGTTCTTTTAGTATAGAGTATGTTTGGGGGAGAGTGTCTTCATTAATGCAACTTGTTGGTTTCTTGTCGAATTGATCTAATACTTTCAATTTTTAGGTAGTGAACGATGGCACCCAACCACTCTGGAGTTAATTTGAATGCCGCAGAGAAGAAGAAATGGGCCGAACTCTCACAACTACCCTACCGGGTAGCTAGATATCCATGCCCTATCACAATCCGACGGTTGGGCATTGAGCAGTGCTtcaatgagctatgtgaagagGGACAACTAAATGGGCTCTTCATGGCACAGAGGAACCCCTCCTATCAGAGGCTTACACTGGAGTTCTTATCTACCCTTGAGGTAATCATGAACAGGAGGGAGATAGTTGCCATCAAGTTTCGTATGAGGAATGCTGAGTACACAGTGACTATGGCACAATTCAAGGAGATCTTTGGATTTTCAGGGGAGGTGTATAGAGAGCCGTTTAGCTTCAGTCACAATGCGAATGACTTCTGGAAGGCCATCACTACCGTTGATGACAACTTCGCCGCCAACAGGGCAAAGGGTTCTCTCATTAGGAACCCAGCCTTGCGCTTACTCCAGAAGGCGTGTGTATGTTACCCCTTCGCTCGTCATGAGCATGGGAGCGTGCAGAGAGACGAGCTCTTCCTGTTATGGACTATTTTGCACAAGGAGGCTCCCTTGAATTTGGGCCACTTCATGATCAAACATCTTGAGAGGGCTTCGAAGAAGAAAACCGGCACACTCTGTGTCGGTGCGGTTGTGTCTGCTATTTCACTCCATCTGGGAGTGTCAACGAGGGGCTTGGTCGCTGTAACAACCCGAACTTTCgtaccttattattattattagcctaaagataaataataagtgatcgttgtagtattcgaaatctgccattttcatgtataataattgatcttggaattataaataatcgttgcttcgttctcgaacgaatatttcaagtaaaaaaaaagtaacaccaaataaaaatttataatgtcCGACATATCTCCGAAGTCCGCTAAATTACTATTatacaaatttatcaaatccttATCTATTACAATTAGGGAAAAGTTCACGCAACCCGTTCAACGGTCGTGCTCGTACTCCAAGAAAGTCCGGTACATCATCAGGGAAGACTATGGATGTTAATTGTTTTCCTACACCAAAGCCACGAGCTTAAACTGGGTttttcctacaccaaattaaacaaataagtaaataaatataatacttaaataattaaataaaataaaataaaagaagaagaaagatgggaTAAGAATGTTAGCAACTTGTTGCACAACTTGCTACCCACGCCActtgcataatttttttttaagataAGCTCCACTTGCATCTttttatgtatatgtatatgtacatGTATATCTGCAAATCATCACTCACACACATCACCCTCATAAATCTTAATTTTGCACACCCCAACCCACAAAGGGTAGAGGAGTTCCGAGGGGGGGAGATTGCACACTCAAACACTACAATCCAACCACACCTTTATTCCAAGGTAAATCCCAAACCTTTCTTTTCTTGCACATACGTATAAGCATATGCATATCTAAAGAGAAATTAAAATCTGCCCAAATCAGAAATCAAGAATACACAGCAAGTTTTATATCATGTTTCACCATCAAGTCTTTTAGTAGCAGGACAATTGTTCAAATTCATAGAATTCATAAAATAGAGAACTCAAGTTCTACAACTATAGTAAGCCCAAGATAACAACTTATCTCAAGAACACGAATCTGCCGGAATTCCGGATACTGAGTTTCGGCACACCGTCGTGGCAGCCCCACACCCCAAATCCATCACGGATTTCACCCCTTTACAAATCTACAAGTTTGAAACAACAaagctttaaaaaaaaaaaacaaatcaaaggTTAAATCTTTATAGAATTAGAATAAGGGGGGAGTTAAAAATCTAAGCTTTACCTATCGGAGAATGGCGAGGTGACGGTAGTGGTGACgggcgacggagcagcggcgcTTCTCAACGGTACAGCAGCGTGCGGAGAGCAGCGGCGGCGTCGGCGTCCAGCAGCAGCGGCTGCGGCTCTGTGCGACGGCGGCGGATCcgcagcggcggtggcggtgcggcgaatcgagggagagagagagaccgaccgagagagagaggccGACTGGGAGAGAGAGGGACGGAGCGTGCAGACCAGCGGACTTCCGGGACGGCTGTGCGTGCAcagcggtggcggcggcggaacGGGAGAAAGACGGTGAGGATGGCGGCGCGACggtgaagagagaagagaagagagatgaGGAAGGAGAAAGGGGATATGCTGCTGTATGTTCAATTAGGGATTTGGAAGAGAAAttggataaaatcaaatttggGGATTTGGCAGAGAGGGAGAAACCGACGGGTTTGGTGGTGATAAGGAGTATAGGCTTTATGCCTTCTTAATTAATTGGAATTGGGCCATTAAAATAGTGGATTCATTTTAGTTTTTGGGCCAAAGAAATTCATCAAGAATGGGCCTATCCATGGAGTATGAgatatacattaattaattgttgggcCACTTGATGGAATTAATAATTGGGCTGGAAATGTTTTAAAAGAGAGTGGAGGAAAGGTCAATAAAATCGTTTTGGGGCCGAGATTTAATCACATGAAGTTAGAATTTATTTAAGGAATTTTAGCTTGGAGCTAATCAATTAATTCTCAGATAAAATGTTAAACGGGAGACgcgaagggccgaccggcgtcacacacgacgccttgggcggccgccgaataatcgaaaatacgCAAAAATCGAGAAacaagataaaagactttaatgagggtgcatgcattctaatttaagtagttttgtccttgagtctaattaatgttttttttatatattgtgatattttcaaaagggtacgttatcaagtaaagtcggaacgaaagattcaagttaaggaatctaaacgatcaaggtgaactttcctatcctacatactaatgtggataaaaatgcaaattattttgAGGTGATATGTTATGAAAACTCGAACCTATGTTCGTTGTTGTTTCAAGTGATGTTGtccttgccataaatgtttttgtatgatgcctatctgtttggctaaggccaagtgaattatgaatgatgatataagtcgaattcgggtcccagtgagggtggtgtccccgctcggactagtgtacacaagctacctctgacatgttgggcagagcaggtgaccgaggaaggtggccaccttcccggcacaaggatacctctgacatattgggcagagaaggtgaccgtggaaggtggccaccttcccggcacatgtatgtaaggtgaccgtgtgagaacaccatctcaacggcacaatgtgatcagatatggctaaatacaggaaaaagggactgcagtccaatgtgatatttttagtaagctcgggccttttcgATAAaccccccgagtgttactgtgatgatggcttgacaatattttcaaatgtatatgtgtatttttcggcaatgtgttcactgagtacttttgtactcagccctgcatatatttctaaatgtgcaggttgagcggcgaagtggtggaggaagtgctattgagacaagacatttaattcagtcagattttgactctcggaggttcatgtcttcatacatggaaccgcgttcatttgcttccgttgtgtatcttaaaagactcaagtctattttgttcaaaactctgattttatttcgagttattcccatttgtttcgagctatggtccatttgtgttttcccctttcttccccgcttctttaatcctcccctagtcgcgatcaaccgtgttttctatccttagaaaatgcggtcgtgacagagtggtatcagagcattctttttagctctgaacccgagagtcttctttgaaaatgtttggtctagccttgttccactagactgtctaatcgatgaaaatgctcttagcactcccaccaatcgtgctcaatgaggaaaaaggtaacttgttctttttcaaaagaaagccaagatgtttgaaagtttgaaatggagaaataactcatgcagttaatttgagtgaacaaATGAAACTACTGAATTTAAAGAAAGAGtttatgtttcttgatttggtagcgtgcttaaagaaagagttagtatgtcttttcttggctaaagactgtgaatgtatgaataaaagaagtaactttCTTGAATGGAAAAAGGTACggaaatatgaaagtataaagtatatgaGTCTGGTACCAATTGTTGAGATGATG
This genomic interval from Salvia splendens isolate huo1 chromosome 13, SspV2, whole genome shotgun sequence contains the following:
- the LOC121760353 gene encoding uncharacterized protein LOC121760353 encodes the protein MHTRSRGLPLEPIDLEIEASNRRRNTLRRLNQRIRVSSPVQRRSPSPVQESPSPTPSPVHSPIQFEPHSPILMENVEGNDVPPPPPTNAQLQQQLEDLQRQLNQRQNVVPVQNMYAYHGVANPPVGNNVNANTFELRRGLLQMAENNAFRGRATEDPNKLLTKFIQICNTTKINGVTDEQIRLRVFPFSLEDDAKDWLDSMEPNSIRTWDAMVEKFLEKYYPPSEALKRQSEIISFEMTPQESIRGAWERFKGLMKRCPNHGLNPTHQVLAFYRGCFPEAKRELNLSAGGSLLKKGEAEAMEVIERVTPNDEGWNNERSRVHKVASAAESSHIDNMYKQMELLHKKIDLMGMGPAVHEQQEGVEDVSYIHQGGNRYYNNSRPNQGGGGYNHFGNKAHPNLSYGNPNNALQPPPGFTVSQGMITEPQKKSTEDILNAFMTQSHKNMEHSNQRLEKVENDMHSMAVHMKSLETQMS